From a single Callithrix jacchus isolate 240 chromosome 5, calJac240_pri, whole genome shotgun sequence genomic region:
- the MRPL27 gene encoding large ribosomal subunit protein bL27m isoform X2, protein MGRVTSLLSPSPATALAVRYASKKTGGSSKNLGGKSSGRRLGIKKMEGHYVHAGNILGTQRHFRWHPGAHVGLGKNKCLYALEEGIVHYTKDVYVPHPRNMEAVDLITRLPKGAVLYKTFVHVVPTKPEGTFKLVAML, encoded by the exons ATGGGACGCG tTACATCCTTGCTGAGCCCCTCTCCAGCTACAGCTCTTGCTGTCAGATATGCTTCCAAGAAGACGGGTGGTAGCTCCAAAAACCTTGGTGGAAAGTCATCAGGCAGACGCCTAGGCATTAAGAAAATGGAAG GACACTATGTTCATGCTGGGAACATCCTTGGAACACAGCGCCATTTCCGCTGGCACCCAGGTGCCCAT GTGGGTCTTGGGAAGAATAAATGTCTATATGCCCTGGAAGAGGGGATAGTCCACTACACTAAGGATGTCTACGTGCCTCATCCCAGAAATATGGAGGCTGTGGATCTCATCACCAGGCTGCCCAAGGGTGCTGTGCTCTACAAGACTTTTGTCCACGTGGTTCCTACCAAACCTGAGGGCACCTTCAAACTGGTAGCTATGCTTTGA
- the MRPL27 gene encoding large ribosomal subunit protein bL27m isoform X1 produces MASAAVALRIRTAVTSLLSPSPATALAVRYASKKTGGSSKNLGGKSSGRRLGIKKMEGHYVHAGNILGTQRHFRWHPGAHVGLGKNKCLYALEEGIVHYTKDVYVPHPRNMEAVDLITRLPKGAVLYKTFVHVVPTKPEGTFKLVAML; encoded by the exons ATGGCGTCGGCGGCGGTGGCGCTAAGGATCCGGACAGCCG tTACATCCTTGCTGAGCCCCTCTCCAGCTACAGCTCTTGCTGTCAGATATGCTTCCAAGAAGACGGGTGGTAGCTCCAAAAACCTTGGTGGAAAGTCATCAGGCAGACGCCTAGGCATTAAGAAAATGGAAG GACACTATGTTCATGCTGGGAACATCCTTGGAACACAGCGCCATTTCCGCTGGCACCCAGGTGCCCAT GTGGGTCTTGGGAAGAATAAATGTCTATATGCCCTGGAAGAGGGGATAGTCCACTACACTAAGGATGTCTACGTGCCTCATCCCAGAAATATGGAGGCTGTGGATCTCATCACCAGGCTGCCCAAGGGTGCTGTGCTCTACAAGACTTTTGTCCACGTGGTTCCTACCAAACCTGAGGGCACCTTCAAACTGGTAGCTATGCTTTGA
- the LOC108591821 gene encoding uncharacterized protein LOC108591821 isoform X2: MGSGEITMDNSLLAIVVATASSAVFIMAILLLLLHQREPQCCQVLCTCHFFWSPSQHDCPPPYLSTMGHHTEVQPVERSQEFQGIQGAHGGEVFCVGLPRSHQLPLWQPARLPSYESVRKKDRQQHIHQLIAQSFGLWACRELPPSYEEAIRSPTAPAPSCGSTWPSQEAATCPAQGSTTV, from the exons AAATCACCATGGACAACAGCCTCCTAGCCATAGTCGTGGCCACCG CCTCATCTGCAGTGTTCATCATGGCCAtcctgctgctgctactgcaCCAGCGCGAGCCCCAATGCTGCCAGGTCCTCTGCACCTGCCACTTCTTCTGGAGTCCCAGCCAACAT GACTGCCCGCCTCCCTACCTCAGCACCATGGGACACCACACTGAAGTCCAGCCAGTGGAAAGGAGCCAAGAGTTCCAGGGGATACAG GGCGCCCACGGGGGTGAGGTATTCTGTGTGGGGCTGCCCAGGAGTCACCAGCTGCCCCTGTGGCAGCCAGCTCGTCTGCCCAGCTATGAGAGTGTTCGAAAGAAGGACCGGCAGCAGCATATTCACCAGCTGATTGCACAGAGCTTCGGGCTCTGGGCCTGCAGAGAG CTGCCACCAAGCTATGAGGAAGCCATAAGGTCACCAACTGCACCAGCGCCCAGCTGTGGCTCTACTTGGCCATCCCAGGAAGCAGCCACCTGCCCTGCTCAGGGAAGCACCACAGTGTAG
- the EME1 gene encoding structure-specific endonuclease subunit EME1: protein MALKKSSPSLDSGDSDSEELPTFAFLKKEPLTKRRQPKREEKIVVVDISDSEASCPPSPGLKDSPPVPDTAETVTQTQSVSLLCSGSEDEESIPLAQRLIHKFLTHRQLSPEDSSSLIKSVLDYQNNEGVSCDWKKQPFSKIPELPLHDTPERSALDNKDPILDPCRQLPAYQSTCSGQSSSLAVTKTNSEILPPQKKTKQSQKVQGRVSQGCQQQRQVRQKESTLRQQERQKAAPVTRMKAQRPEECLKHIIVVLDPVLLQMEGGGQLLGALQSMECRCVIEAQAVPCSVTWRRRAEPSVDGEDWVEEPIVLVLLREEAFVSMIYNGKQGSLDSTRKEKETFWGFVTDITARTAGKTLSLVIVDQEKCFSAQNPLRKGKQGTNKQMKEKQQRQPEASTASMVSRVDVEEALVDLQLHTEAQAQIVQSWKELADFTCAFTKAVAETPFKKLRDETTFSFCVESDWAGGVKVDRAGRGLSLVWRRQIQQLNRVSLEMASAIVDAYPSPQLLVQAYRQCFSEQERQNLLADIQVRRGEGVTSTSRRVGPELSRRIYLQMTALQPDLSLDSVD from the exons ATGGCTCTGAAGAAGTCATCACCCTCACTGGATTCTGGTGACAGTGACTCTGAGGAGTTGCCAACATTTGCCTTTCTGAAGAAGGAACCTTTAACAAAGAGGAGACAGCCTAAAAGGGAAGAGAAGATTGTAGTAGTTGACATCTCAGATTCTGAGGCCTCCTGTCCTCCATCACCAGGCTTGAAAGATTCACCACCTGTCCCAGACACAGCTGAAACTGTCACACAAACACAGTCAGTCAGTTTGCTGTGCAGTGGAAGTGAGGATGAAGAATCTATTCCTCTAGCTCAGAGGCTTATACATAAATTTCTGACCCACAGGCAACTGAGCCCTGAGGACTCTAGCTCCCTAATTAAAAGTGTTTTGGATTATCAAAATAATGAAGGTGTGTCATGTGACTGGAAAAAGCAGCCCTTTTCAAAGATCCCTGAACTTCCCCTCCATGATACTCCAGAGAGGAGTGCATTAGATAACAAGGACCCAATCTTAGATCCATGCCGTCAGCTTCCAGCCTACCAGTCTACCTGCTCTGGCCAGAGCAGCAGCTTGGCAGTAAccaaaacaaattctgaaatcCTCCCACCCCAAAAGAAAACCAAGCAGAGTCAGAAGGTCCAGGGAAGAGTCTCACAGGGatgccagcagcagagacaagTAAGGCAGAAGGAAAGCACCCTGAGACAACAGGAAAGACAGAAGGCAGCACCGGTAACCAGGATGAAAGCCCAGAGGCCAGAGGAATGTTTAAAACACATCATTGTGGTGCTGGATCCAG TGCTTTTACAGATGGAAGGTGGGGGCCAGCTCCTGGGAGCACTGCAGTCCATGGAGTGCCGCTGTGTGATCGAGGCGCAGGCCGTGCCTTGCAGCGTCACTTGGAGGAGAAGGGCTGAGCCATCTGTG GACGGAGAGGACTGGGTGGAGGAGCCAATAGTCCTGGTGTTGCTCCGGGAAGAGGCATTTGTGTCCATGATCTACAATGGAAAGCAG GGAAGCCTGGACAGCActaggaaagagaaggaaacattTTGGGGCTTTGTAACTGATATCACAGCAAGGACAGCAGGGAAAACTCTGTCACTGGTGATTGTGGATCAAGAGAAATGCTTCAG TGCTCAGAATCCTCTGAGAAAAGGGAAACAGGGAACAAATAAACAGAtgaaggagaagcagcagagaCAACCAGAGGCCAGCACAGCGTCCATGGTATCCAGGGTAGACGTGGAAGAG GCATTGGTGGATCTGCAGCTACACACGGAAGCCCAGGCTCAAATTGTGCAGAGCTGGAAAGAGCTGGCTGACTTCACATGTGCATTCACAAAGGCTGTGGCTGAGACGCCCTTCAA GAAGCTCCGAGATGAAACTACCTTCTCCTTCTGTGTGGAGAGTGACTGGGCTGGAGGGGTGAAGGTGGACCGTGCTGGCAGGGGACTCTCACTGGTTTGGAGGAGACAGATTCAGCAGCTGAACCGAGTCAGCCTGGAAATGGCCAGCGCAATTGTGGATGCCTATCCCTCCCCGCAGCTTCTGGTACAG GCTTATCGACAGTGTTTTTCGGAGCAAGAACGCCAGAATCTGCTTGCAGACATACAGGTGCGCCGTGGAGAAGGTGTGACATCCACCTCTCGCCGTGTTGGACCAGAGCTATCCAGGCGTATCTACCTTCAGATGACTGCTTTACAGCCAGATCTGTCTTTAGATAGTGTTGACTGA